One Caloenas nicobarica isolate bCalNic1 chromosome 31, bCalNic1.hap1, whole genome shotgun sequence genomic region harbors:
- the BOLA1 gene encoding bolA-like protein 1 isoform X1 yields the protein MGPRGIVGVVVPRGSREGAEGGGRTPFPSVLSGGAERSGARPPRMRGPVLVATRRALVAMAEGPLARTIRTKLTAALQPTHLQVLDDSPRHGGPPGTESHFSVVVVSGRFTGMSPLQRHRLVHAALSAELAGPLHALAIVARTPQQWESDPRVPPRPPCMGGSKHERDADAPGEP from the exons ATGGGGCCGCGAGGCATTGTGGGGGTTGTAGTTCCGCGGGGGTCACGTGAGGGGGCGGAGGGGGGCGGGAGGACTCCATTTCCCAGCGTGCTCagcggcggagcggagcggagcggcgcgCGG CCCCCCCGGATGCGGGGTCCTGTCCTGGTCGCCACCCGCCGGGCGCTGGTAGCCATGGCCGAGGGCCCGCTGGCCCGCACCATCCGCACCAAGCTCACCGCCGCCCTCCAGCCCACGCACCTGCAGGTCCTGGACGACTCCCCCCGGCACGGGGGCCCCCCCGGCACCGAGAGCCACTTCTCGGTGGTGGTGGTGAGCGGGCGCTTCACCGGGATGTCCCCGCTGCAGCGGCACCGCCTGGTGCACGCCGCGCTGAGCGCCGAGCTGGCCGGACCCCTGCACGCCCTCGCCATCGTCGCCAGGACCCCCCAGCAGTGGGAGAGCgacccccgcgtccccccccgcccgccctgCATGGGGGGGTCCAAGCACGAGCGGGACGCGGACGCGCCCGGGGAGCCGTGA
- the BOLA1 gene encoding bolA-like protein 1 isoform X2: MRGPVLVATRRALVAMAEGPLARTIRTKLTAALQPTHLQVLDDSPRHGGPPGTESHFSVVVVSGRFTGMSPLQRHRLVHAALSAELAGPLHALAIVARTPQQWESDPRVPPRPPCMGGSKHERDADAPGEP, encoded by the coding sequence ATGCGGGGTCCTGTCCTGGTCGCCACCCGCCGGGCGCTGGTAGCCATGGCCGAGGGCCCGCTGGCCCGCACCATCCGCACCAAGCTCACCGCCGCCCTCCAGCCCACGCACCTGCAGGTCCTGGACGACTCCCCCCGGCACGGGGGCCCCCCCGGCACCGAGAGCCACTTCTCGGTGGTGGTGGTGAGCGGGCGCTTCACCGGGATGTCCCCGCTGCAGCGGCACCGCCTGGTGCACGCCGCGCTGAGCGCCGAGCTGGCCGGACCCCTGCACGCCCTCGCCATCGTCGCCAGGACCCCCCAGCAGTGGGAGAGCgacccccgcgtccccccccgcccgccctgCATGGGGGGGTCCAAGCACGAGCGGGACGCGGACGCGCCCGGGGAGCCGTGA